In one Paenibacillus sp. JQZ6Y-1 genomic region, the following are encoded:
- a CDS encoding RHS repeat domain-containing protein, whose translation MSGTLETKSIYGADGNLLTDRHELYINDAKVATQTSTIDKLDRITSLTSIAAGYTARLDVGYDPLDRIANQKHTLNGTSFFTNYGYDKSRLTQVQTNGAQSRNTANTANVQYAYTPLGQVQRITFPTLSDGSKLQESMSYDPLNRLNSLTNTKGDTILSVYSYQYDNNGNITSVTEQVQNGAAQTSTYSYDKLNRLSNVKRADGSETQYGYDLRGNRLTQSDTRDLPDETAVNYRYDLDDRLISASSDNGTTKMQYLPDGLRYQKTQGSKTTRYMYDHWNQVVSDQVSAGSPSTYIRGDRVLVKKDLTNKKDYYYLYNGHGDVVQLMATDGTIVNSYQYDEWGNTKVQKETVANEFKYAGETYDAETGLYYLKARYYDPAQGRFLNEDTYEGQIDNPLSLNVYTYVHNNPLIYVDPSGHSSDPTQERDTEGNFSGGVSASKGGSKSGGNGKASGKNSSSGKSTTSSNKSNKTDKDKIEESDVVIESDSATNASKLEEEKLAQRQAMNEKNDAWKSKIIYPSKPHTNKTSGHWEAMTEKAEELAKSDNIVKVYLNKGIGNEIPGASPNRRPDVMAVRKDGKIDQYEVPSKTDNIPDLIKRMVDNQKIMGERAGDIYILPAKIQ comes from the coding sequence ATGAGTGGTACATTGGAAACAAAAAGCATCTACGGCGCCGACGGCAATCTGCTGACGGATCGCCATGAGCTGTACATCAACGATGCCAAAGTCGCGACCCAGACGAGCACGATTGATAAACTGGATCGCATCACGAGCTTGACCTCAATTGCAGCAGGATATACCGCTCGCTTGGATGTAGGCTACGATCCGCTGGATCGGATTGCGAATCAGAAACATACCTTGAACGGTACCAGCTTCTTTACGAACTACGGCTATGACAAGTCTCGCTTGACGCAGGTACAAACCAACGGTGCACAAAGTCGGAATACCGCGAACACTGCCAATGTGCAATATGCCTATACACCACTCGGGCAGGTACAGCGAATCACATTCCCAACGTTGTCAGATGGTAGCAAGTTACAAGAAAGTATGAGCTATGATCCGCTGAATCGCCTGAATAGTTTAACCAACACGAAGGGCGACACCATCTTGTCCGTCTATAGCTACCAGTACGATAACAACGGCAATATCACATCTGTGACGGAGCAAGTGCAAAATGGTGCGGCACAAACCTCCACGTACAGCTATGACAAGCTGAACCGATTGAGTAATGTGAAACGTGCCGATGGCAGCGAGACGCAATATGGATATGATCTGCGTGGCAACCGTCTGACGCAAAGTGACACCCGCGATTTGCCGGATGAGACAGCGGTCAATTATCGCTACGATCTAGATGATCGTTTGATTAGTGCGAGTAGCGACAATGGAACAACCAAGATGCAGTATTTGCCAGATGGATTACGATACCAAAAAACACAAGGAAGTAAAACGACACGTTACATGTATGACCATTGGAATCAAGTCGTCTCCGATCAAGTATCTGCGGGTAGTCCATCAACTTACATTCGAGGCGACCGGGTATTAGTAAAGAAAGATTTAACCAATAAAAAAGATTATTATTATTTATACAATGGGCATGGCGATGTTGTTCAACTTATGGCGACAGATGGTACTATTGTAAATAGCTATCAGTATGACGAGTGGGGCAATACGAAGGTTCAGAAAGAAACCGTAGCTAACGAATTTAAATACGCCGGTGAAACATATGATGCGGAAACAGGATTATATTATCTCAAAGCTCGATATTACGATCCTGCTCAAGGGCGCTTTTTAAATGAAGATACGTATGAAGGACAGATTGATAATCCGCTTAGTTTAAATGTGTATACCTATGTGCACAATAATCCATTAATTTATGTTGATCCCAGTGGTCATAGCTCAGATCCTACGCAAGAAAGAGACACCGAGGGAAACTTCAGTGGTGGCGTGAGTGCATCAAAGGGCGGCAGTAAAAGTGGGGGTAATGGAAAAGCTAGTGGTAAAAATAGTAGCAGTGGTAAGTCCACTACTTCTTCTAATAAAAGCAATAAAACAGATAAAGATAAAATAGAAGAATCGGATGTCGTTATAGAATCAGATAGTGCCACTAATGCAAGTAAACTTGAAGAAGAAAAATTGGCTCAAAGACAAGCAATGAACGAAAAGAATGATGCTTGGAAGTCTAAAATTATTTATCCTAGTAAACCGCATACAAATAAAACCTCTGGTCATTGGGAGGCAATGACAGAAAAAGCAGAGGAATTAGCTAAAAGTGATAATATAGTAAAAGTTTATTTGAACAAAGGAATTGGTAATGAGATACCTGGCGCAAGTCCCAATAGGCGTCCAGATGTAATGGCTGTAAGAAAAGATGGCAAAATAGATCAATATGAAGTGCCAAGCAAAACAGACAATATTCCAGATTTAATTAAGCGTATGGTAGACAATCAAAAAATTATGGGTGAACGGGCTGGAGATATTTACATTTTGCCTGCGAAAATTCAGTGA